The genomic stretch ATAGCCGACGGCGACGCGCCACCGGCTCTCGCCCTGCATGCGCAGCGCCTCGACCGCGGGCCGGGCCGCCGCCCCGGCCGCCGCCGCGCGCACGATCCGCGCCGCGTCCGGCACATTGACCAGCGCGACGAGCAGCGCGAGCCCCACCGCTCCGGGCGCGAACACCGAGGCCGCCAAGAGGATCAGCAGCAGCGACGGCACGGCGAGCAGTACGTCGAGGGGCCGCATCAACAGCTCTTCCAGCCACCGCAGTCGGGTGAGCGCGGCGATCAACCCGACCGGTACGGCGACCAGATAGGCGAGGCCGGTCGCGGCGATCGCGGTCACCACGACCGTACGGCCGCCGTGCAGCACCTGCCGCCACACGTCCCGGCCGACGAAGTCGGTACCGAGCCAGTGCCCGTCGCCGAGCGCGAAGGACACGGCCCTGGGGCCGGGGTCACCGGCGAACAGCGGGCCGAGGAGGGCGAGTCCGAGGGGTACGGCGACGACGGCGACGCCGAGTCCGAGACGGCGCCGGGTCATGCGGCCACCTCCGCCCGCGGGGTCAGCCGGTGCGCGATCAGGTCGGCGCCCAGGTTGAGTACGACGGTCAGCACCCCGAACACCACCGCGAGCCCCTGCACGACGGGGACGTCGCGTTCGGCGACGGCGTTGAGCAGGACGGTGCCGAGTCCGGGGATCACGAACAGGGCCTCCACGACGATGACTCCGCACAGCAGCCAGTCCACCGTGCGGGCGAGCTGCTGTACGGCGGGGGCGGCGGCGTTGGGCAGGGCGTGCAGCCAGCGGATCCGGCGCTCGGGGACGCCGTGGCGGCGGGCGTGGGCGGTGTACGGCGCGGCGAGGGCGTCGATCATTCCGGCCCTGACCAGTCGGCTGAGCGAGCACACCGGGCGGGAGAGCAGCACCAGGACGGGCAGGACGAGGGCGGCCGGATGGCCGAGCAGATCGGTGCCGTAGCCCACGGCGGTCGGCGGCAGCCACGCCAGTTTCAGCGCGAACACCGTCACCAGCAGCACGCCCAGTGCGAACTCCGGGACCGCGTAGACGGCGAGCGTGACGGAGCTGATCAGACGGTCGGCCGGGCGGCCCTCGTGGCGGGCGGCGAGGACGCCCAGGCCGAAGCCGGTGGGGATGAGCAGGGTGAGGGTGAGGGTGGCGAGCAGGAGGGTCGGTCCGAAGGCGTCTGTCAGGTACTGGGTCACCGGGCGGCCGGAGGTGAGGGAGGTGCCCAGGTCGCCGTGGAGGAGGCCCGCCGCCCAGTCCGCGAAACGCTCATGGGCGGGGCGGTCCAGGTTGAGAGACTCTCTGATCGCTTTGATCCGCGCGGGGTCGGGCTGATCTCCGGCGAGGGCTACGGCCGCGTCGCCCGGCAACGCCTCGGTGAGCCCGAAGATCAGCAGCACCACGGCAACGGTCTGAGCGGCCCCGAGGAGGAGCCGCCGGGCGACGAAGGAGCGCAGTCCACTCGAAGTCACGCCAGCCACACCGTGTCGAAGCGGGCCCAGTCGAGGGTGTTGGCGGGCGCGTCGGTGTCAACCCCCTTCACATTCCTCGCCGTTCCGATGATCCAGTCCGCGAACCCCCAGATCAGGAAGCCGCCCTCCGCGTACAGCCGACGCTGCATCCGCTCGTAGACCGCCGCCCGCTCCCCCGTGTCCCGTGTCGACTGGGCCTGCTGATACAGGGCGTCGAAGTCCTTGTGGCGCCAGTGGGTCGCGTTGGTGGTGGAGTCGGTGAGGAGGCGCTGGGAGATGTGGGCCTCGATGGGCATCGCGCCGGAGCGGTAGCAGGACAGGGTGCCGGAGTCGAGGATGTCGCTCCAGTAGGAGTCCTTGCTGCCCATGCGGACGTCGATCGTGACGCCTGCCTTCGCCGCCTGGTCGCGGAAGATTCCGGCGGCCTCGGTGAATCCGGCGGCGACGGCGGAGGTGTCGAGGGTGACCTTGAGCTTCTCGGCGCCGGCCCGCTTGAGCAGCGACTTGGCCCGGTCGAGGTCCTGTTCGCGCTGGGGCAGGGAGTCGGCGTAGTACTGGTACCCCTTGCCGAACAGGTCGTTGCCGATCTGGCCCGCGCCGGACAGGGCGCCGTCGACGAGTTCCTGCCGGTCGGCGATGAGGAAGAACGCCTCGCGGACCCGGCGGTCGTCGAAGGGTGCCCGGTCGGTCTTCATGCAGAACGCCTGCATGGCGCTGCCCCGCAGCCGCACGATCTCGATCTGCCCCTTGCCCTCGTGGGCGCGGGCGGTGGTGGGGTTCAGCTCGTGGGCGTACTCGACCTGTCCGCCGAGGAGGGCGTTGACGCGGGCGGACTCCTCGTTGGCGACGACGATTTCGAGCTCGTCGAGGTGGGGAGCGCCCTCCCAGTAATCCTCGTAGCGGCGGAACACCGCCGACCGGCCGGGCGCGAAGGAGACGAACCGGAACGGGCCCGACCCGATCGGCCGATGATCGAAGTCGGTGGCGCCCTCGGGCACGATGTAGGCGCCGAACGCGGCCAGGATGTTGGGGAATTCGGCCGTCGGGCGCTTCAGGACGAACTCGATGCCACGCTCCCCGGTGGCCCGGCTGGCGTCGAGGTCGATGGGCTCCAGGGACGCCTTGGCCCGGAACGCCTGCTCGGGGTCGGTGATGCGGCGGTAGCTGTGCAGGACGTCGGCTGCGGTGACCGGCTTGCCGTTGTGGAAGGTGGCTTGACGGAGGGTCACCTGCCAGCGGTCCAGGGTCTTGTTGGGCTCCCACTTCTCCGCGAGGCGGGGCTGGGCGGAGAGGTCGGCGCCGTAGTCGGCGAGCTTGTCGTAGAGGGCCTTGGCGCGGGCGACGTCGGCGAAGAGGTTCGCCAGATGCGGGTCGAGGGTCTCGCTCGCGCCGCCCCCGGCGAAGGCGGCGCGCAGTCGGCCGCCCCGCTTGGTGGTCCTGGACTGATCGTCGGTGCTGCTGCCGCAGCCCACTACGGCCATGGCGGCGGCCCCGGTCGTGGCGGCGAGGAAGCCGCGTCGGCGCAGGCCGGGGAAACGTTCGTCGTGCATGTCTGTCCTCGGGATCTCTGGGGTGTCCAGGCGGTGCGAAGGCGGGCGACCAGATGCAGCCGGTCGGCGTCGGCCGACGTGCCGGGCAACTGGCCCTCCCGCCAAGGGGGTTCGGTGCGCGGGCCGGGCCCGTCGTGGAGTTCGAGCACGTCGAAGCCGTGCGCGGTGAGGAAGTGCCGCAGCTCCTGCGGGAACAGCAGCCGCCAGGCGGAGTGCTGTGTGGCAGGTCGCGCCCCGTCGTCCGTGGTCCATACCCGGGTACGGCGCAGGAGTTGGGCGGTGCGGTCGACGGACAGGGTGGTCGTGGACCGGTACTCGGTGCCCTCCCAGGCGAAGGCGGTCTCGACGGGCCGGTCGAGCAGGTCGGTACGGCCCAGGAAGTACGCCCCGTTGCGCAGCTCCGCGACCAGCAGCCCGCCCCAGGTCAGGGTGCGGCGGCAGGAGGCGAGGAAGCCGTCGAGCTGGGCGTTGGTGTGGCAGTACAGCAGGGCGCTGTCCAGGCAGAGGACGGCGTCGTGGGCGGCCCGGCCGAAGTCGAAGCCGTGCAGGTCGGCTTGGAGGTACGTGGGCCCGGGGTGGTGGCTTCGGGCGTGCGCGAGCATGGTCTCGGAGCGGTCGGCGCCGGTGACGGTACGGCCCGCGGCACTGAGGTGGGCGGCGTCCCGGCCGGTGCCGCAGCCCATGTCCAGGACGCGCGGCCCGGCGCCGTGGCGGCGCAGACAGTCCTCGGCCCAGCGTCCGGCGAGCCGCTCGACGTCGGGGAAGCGGGCCTCGTACAGGGCCGGTTGGTCGGTGAGCAGGTTGCGGCCGGTCATACGAGGCTCCGCTCCACGGCAGCGCGCGGCAGCGCCCCGCGCCGGTGCAGCCGGACCATCCCGCCCGCCGAGGCGAGGCCGACAACGGCACAGCAGATCCAGGGCAGTTGCCCGCCGCTGTCCATGGCCCATCCGATGCCGGCGCTGCCTGTCGCGGCCGCGATCCCGGAGACGACGTAGAAGACACCGAAGTAGGTGCCGGTCAGCTCGGGGCGGCCGAAGCGGGGGATGAGTTCCATGACGAACGGGGAGGCGATCATGAGGCCGAGGTACAGGAGCAGGGTGCCGAGCAGGACGGTGAGCGGGCTGTTGAACAGGGGCGGCAGGAAGGCCAGTCCCATCACCGCCAGCCCTGCCGCGATCCAACGGGAGCTGTCGCCACGGGACTTGAGGCCGCGGGTGATCCGCAGCTGAAGGGCGAGGTTGGCGATGGTCCCGACGAGGAAGACCAGGCCCGCCGCCCCGTCCCAGCCGGTGGCCTGCCGGGCGCCCTCCGGGAGCAGCAGGTACAGCTGGTTCTCCAGGGTGAACATGCCGACCATGGCCAGGGCGAAGGCCAGGAAGTCCCGGTTGCCGAGGACCTCGCGCCAGTCGCCGAGGACGCCGCTGCCGCTCGGCTCGGTCTTCCGCGCGGGCAGTACGAGGGCCTGCGCCACGGTGAGCACCGCGAAGATACCGGCGGCGGTCAGCGCGGAGGTCCGGAAGTCGACGAGGAGCAGGGCGCTGCCCAGCAGCGGTCCGATCAGCGCGCCGGTCGTGGCGAACACGTTGAACAGCGCGAACGCCTCCGCCTGGCGCCCGCCCGCCTCCTGGGCGAGATAGGCCCGGACGGCCGGGTTGAACAGGGCCCCCGCGAGTCCGCTGAGCACGGACGCGGCGAGCAGCACGGCGAGCGAGTCACCGAGCGCGAACAGTCCGAACCCGACGGTCCGCAGGGCGCATCCGGCGATGATGACGCCCCGCGCGCCGAGCCGGTCGGAGGCCGAGCCGCCGATGAGGAACAGCCCCTGCTGGCTGAGGTTGCGCACCCCGAGGACCACTCCGACGACGGCCGCCGACAGGCCCAGGTCGTCGGTGAGGTGGGTGGCCAGGTAGGGGACGAGGAGGTAGAAGCCGGTGTTGACGCCGAGCTGGTTGACCAGCAACAGGCGTACGGCGAAGGGGAACCGGCGTATCTCATGCCAGGTCTTCACAGGTCACCCCCAGCCCCGGTCGCCCGCTCGCGCGGACGAAGCCGTCGCCGCCTCCGATGCCGGTCCACGGGTCGTGGGCGAGCAGCAGATGGCCGTCGAGGTCGGTCCAGCGGGCCCGTTCCGCGAGGTGCACGGCGGGCGCGAGCCCGAGGCTGCTGGCGGTGAGGCAGCCGAGCATCAGTTCCGTGCCGCTGCCTTCGAGGGCGTCGGCGATCCGCAGGGCCGCGTGGACGCCGCCGCACTTGGCGAGCTTGACGTTGACGCCCTGCACCCGCCCGGCGAGGCGGCGGGCGTCGTCCAGGGCGACGGCGTCCTCGTCGGCGATGACGGGCAGCGGCGACTTCTCGGCGAGGGCGCCGAGCGCCTCGGGGTCGCCGGGGGCGAGGGGCTGTTCCACAGCCTCGACGCCGAGGTCGGCGTAGCGCGGGAGCAGGGCGGCGGCCTGGGTCGGGGTCCAGGCACCGTTGGGGTCGAGGAGCAGCCGGACGCCCGGTGCCGCGTCGCGGATGA from Streptomyces davaonensis JCM 4913 encodes the following:
- a CDS encoding mandelate racemase/muconate lactonizing enzyme family protein — encoded protein: MKSHLRTVRLHLAEPLRISRSTMSARDAVWLTVEHEGLSGHGEAVSSVYYALDADTLRRLLGGLELSRFADPESALEALREGELAHVDTPAAVTAAAESALLDLVGKRAGVPVHRLLGATATPVAATARTIGITAPMRAAAEARRLAARGFAVIKAKAGAPDPEDDIERVRVIRDAAPGVRLLLDPNGAWTPTQAAALLPRYADLGVEAVEQPLAPGDPEALGALAEKSPLPVIADEDAVALDDARRLAGRVQGVNVKLAKCGGVHAALRIADALEGSGTELMLGCLTASSLGLAPAVHLAERARWTDLDGHLLLAHDPWTGIGGGDGFVRASGRPGLGVTCEDLA
- a CDS encoding ABC transporter substrate-binding protein codes for the protein MHDERFPGLRRRGFLAATTGAAAMAVVGCGSSTDDQSRTTKRGGRLRAAFAGGGASETLDPHLANLFADVARAKALYDKLADYGADLSAQPRLAEKWEPNKTLDRWQVTLRQATFHNGKPVTAADVLHSYRRITDPEQAFRAKASLEPIDLDASRATGERGIEFVLKRPTAEFPNILAAFGAYIVPEGATDFDHRPIGSGPFRFVSFAPGRSAVFRRYEDYWEGAPHLDELEIVVANEESARVNALLGGQVEYAHELNPTTARAHEGKGQIEIVRLRGSAMQAFCMKTDRAPFDDRRVREAFFLIADRQELVDGALSGAGQIGNDLFGKGYQYYADSLPQREQDLDRAKSLLKRAGAEKLKVTLDTSAVAAGFTEAAGIFRDQAAKAGVTIDVRMGSKDSYWSDILDSGTLSCYRSGAMPIEAHISQRLLTDSTTNATHWRHKDFDALYQQAQSTRDTGERAAVYERMQRRLYAEGGFLIWGFADWIIGTARNVKGVDTDAPANTLDWARFDTVWLA
- a CDS encoding ABC transporter permease; protein product: MTSSGLRSFVARRLLLGAAQTVAVVLLIFGLTEALPGDAAVALAGDQPDPARIKAIRESLNLDRPAHERFADWAAGLLHGDLGTSLTSGRPVTQYLTDAFGPTLLLATLTLTLLIPTGFGLGVLAARHEGRPADRLISSVTLAVYAVPEFALGVLLVTVFALKLAWLPPTAVGYGTDLLGHPAALVLPVLVLLSRPVCSLSRLVRAGMIDALAAPYTAHARRHGVPERRIRWLHALPNAAAPAVQQLARTVDWLLCGVIVVEALFVIPGLGTVLLNAVAERDVPVVQGLAVVFGVLTVVLNLGADLIAHRLTPRAEVAA
- a CDS encoding ABC transporter permease; the encoded protein is MTRRRLGLGVAVVAVPLGLALLGPLFAGDPGPRAVSFALGDGHWLGTDFVGRDVWRQVLHGGRTVVVTAIAATGLAYLVAVPVGLIAALTRLRWLEELLMRPLDVLLAVPSLLLILLAASVFAPGAVGLALLVALVNVPDAARIVRAAAAGAAARPAVEALRMQGESRWRVAVGYVGRSALRTLGADAGVRLTGVLYLVSTAAFLGVGVAPDAADWAVMVDRNRTGLFVQPWAVVVPALLIVALTTGTNLLFDAALEKPSQEKPSQEKPSPEKKGRPDS
- a CDS encoding class I SAM-dependent methyltransferase codes for the protein MTGRNLLTDQPALYEARFPDVERLAGRWAEDCLRRHGAGPRVLDMGCGTGRDAAHLSAAGRTVTGADRSETMLAHARSHHPGPTYLQADLHGFDFGRAAHDAVLCLDSALLYCHTNAQLDGFLASCRRTLTWGGLLVAELRNGAYFLGRTDLLDRPVETAFAWEGTEYRSTTTLSVDRTAQLLRRTRVWTTDDGARPATQHSAWRLLFPQELRHFLTAHGFDVLELHDGPGPRTEPPWREGQLPGTSADADRLHLVARLRTAWTPQRSRGQTCTTNVSPACADAASSPPRPGPPPWP
- a CDS encoding MFS transporter; the protein is MKTWHEIRRFPFAVRLLLVNQLGVNTGFYLLVPYLATHLTDDLGLSAAVVGVVLGVRNLSQQGLFLIGGSASDRLGARGVIIAGCALRTVGFGLFALGDSLAVLLAASVLSGLAGALFNPAVRAYLAQEAGGRQAEAFALFNVFATTGALIGPLLGSALLLVDFRTSALTAAGIFAVLTVAQALVLPARKTEPSGSGVLGDWREVLGNRDFLAFALAMVGMFTLENQLYLLLPEGARQATGWDGAAGLVFLVGTIANLALQLRITRGLKSRGDSSRWIAAGLAVMGLAFLPPLFNSPLTVLLGTLLLYLGLMIASPFVMELIPRFGRPELTGTYFGVFYVVSGIAAATGSAGIGWAMDSGGQLPWICCAVVGLASAGGMVRLHRRGALPRAAVERSLV